A genome region from Macrotis lagotis isolate mMagLag1 chromosome 4, bilby.v1.9.chrom.fasta, whole genome shotgun sequence includes the following:
- the LOC141519889 gene encoding pulmonary surfactant-associated protein A-like, protein MTLFSLVLVLTLLLPSLVKGCKDEFSGSPGIPGTPGAPGLPGRDGRDGVKGDPGPPGPMGPPGGMPGLPGRDGLTGAPGSVGERGEKGEPGERGAPGLSAYLDEELQSVLQDFRQSILQSVGVLKLQGTMLQVGKKVFSSNGQSLNFQRVNEVCAEAGGSIATPTNAEENAAIMSLVQKYNTYAYLGLTEGKTPGEFYYLNGSPVNYTSWYPGEPAGKGQEPCVEIYKDGTWNDKSCVQYRLTICEF, encoded by the exons ATGACCCTGTTCTCACTGGTCCTAGTTCTTACACTTCTGTTGCCTTCCCTGGTCAAGGGATGCAAGGACGAATTCTCTGGAAGTCCCGGCATCCCAGGAACCCCTGGTGCTCCAGGTCTGCCTGGTAGAGATGGTCGGGACGGTGTCAAAGGAGACCCTGGGCCACCAG GCCCCATGGGACCTCCTGGAGGCATGCCAGGACTCCCTGGAAGGGATGGGCTGACTGGGGCTCCTGGAAGTGTGGGTGAACGAGGTGAAAAGGGTGAACCTGGTGAGAGGGGAGCTCCAG GGCTGTCTGCTTATTTAGATGAAGAGTTACAGTCTGTACTTCAAGACTTCAGACAGAGCATTCTGCAATCAGTGGGAG TTCTCAAATTGCAAGGCACCATGTTACAGGTGGGCAAGAAGGTTTTTTCTTCAAATggccagtcacttaatttccagagGGTCAATGAAGTATGTGCCGAGGCAGGTGGTTCTATTGCCACCCCAacaaatgcagaagaaaatgCTGCCATCATGAGCCTCGTGCAGAAGTACAACACATATGCCTACCTAGGCCTGACAGAAGGGAAGACACCAGGGGAATTCTACTACCTCAATGGAAGCCCAGTGAACTACACCAGTTGGTACCCAGGTGAACCTGCGGGGAAAGGTCAAGAGCCTTGTGTGGAAATATACAAAGATGGCACCTGGAATGATAAGAGCTGTGTGCAATACCGCCTAACCATTTGTGAGTTCTGA